From one Ooceraea biroi isolate clonal line C1 chromosome 7, Obir_v5.4, whole genome shotgun sequence genomic stretch:
- the LOC105282427 gene encoding ankyrin repeat and death domain-containing protein 1A isoform X2 → MVDKEELSITKAKAPSPLNLSEAIEDEVLNQKTARILKNDLLLHEAVIKNEADTVRKVLKETVDVDSRNNYGRAPIHWAASRGNTEIIEMLIQAKCDIEARDKYGMRPLHMAAQHGHQDAVKMLINAGANVSAVNKKQYTLLMCGARGSNVGVVEYLAEAVESLNGEATDCTGATALHHAAIAGHPAVITALANIPRIVLDATDKKGQTSMHYACAEEHLEAVEVLIGLGANVDAQDNDGNTPLHVATRTRHTGIAQLLLRAGANIELTDAEGFTPLHVAASQGCKGILDSMIQHGADLNKQCKNGNTSLHLACQNNEVETVEILINKGVDLNCLNLRLQSPIHIAAEMGHTDICELLLAAGANIEQKEQSGRTPLYIAARGSFTAIVDMIIKTARLDYPTPEISNSDKEVRELTPARRRWREGSRGGSISSNNGRFSEQIRSILWKLAYKQLAPGDWKKLALHWAFTPEQIKAIEHQYTGPSSYKEHGFRMLMIWASGLNPDVSLAKELCDALSAVDKKTIADSVRKQIEQGNNSKAKSKGQRCHKCSIA, encoded by the exons ATGGTGGACAAGGAAGAGTTGAGTATAACGAAGGCGAAGGCCCCATCACCGCTAAATCTCAGCGAAGCGATCGAGGACGAAGTACTGAACCAAAAGACTGCTAGAA tCCTTAAGAATGATCTTCTCCTACACGAAGCTGTGATAAAGAATGAAGCGGACACTGTACGTAAAGTGCTTAAGGAAACTGTCGACGTAGACTCCAGAAATAAT TATGGTCGTGCTCCGATTCATTGGGCAGCGTCTAGAGGCAATACCGAAATTATCGAAATGTTGATACAAGCCAAATGTGATATTGAGGCAAGAGATAAG TATGGAATGCGTCCCTTACATATGGCCGCTCAACACGGACACCAAGACGCGGTGAAGATGTTGATAAATGCTGGAGCAAACGTATCCGCGGTCAACAAG AAACAATACACCCTCTTAATGTGTGGTGCTCGCGGCAGCAACGTAGGCGTAGTAGAGTATCTCGCGGAAGCTGTGGAATCGTTAAATGGTGAGGCCACCGACTGCACTGGCGCGACTGCACTTCACCACGCAGCCATCGCCGGACATCCCGCGGTGATTACCGCACTCGCTAACATTCCGCGGATCGTACTTGATGCCACAGACAAG AAGGGACAAACATCGATGCACTATGCTTGCGCCGAGGAACACTTGGAAGCGGTTGAAGTCCTTATAGGATTAGGTGCGAACGTAGACGCCCAGGATAACGACGGAAATACCCCACTTCATGTAGCTACCAGAACGAGGCACACAGGAATAgcgcaattattattaagagcTGGAGCGAATATAGAGTTAACTGATGCG GAAGGTTTCACACCTCTTCACGTTGCCGCGAGCCAAGGATGCAAAGGAATACTCGACTCGATGATTCAGCACGGCGCCGATCTTAACAAGCAGTGCAAG AACGGTAACACATCATTGCATTTGGCTTGCCAAAACAACGAAGTAGAAACGGTAGAAATATTGATTAACAAAGGCGTTGATCTCAATTGCTTAAATCTG AGACTTCAATCACCCATACATATTGCGGCCGAAATGGGTCACACAGATATTTGTGAATTGCTTCTTGCAGCAGGTGCGAATATCGAGCAAAAAGAACAG AGCGGCCGGACGCCACTTTACATTGCGGCGAGGGGCAGTTTCACGGCTATCGTGGACATGATCATCAAAACCGCGAGATTGGATTATCCAACCCCG GAGATCTCGAATTCTGACAAGGAAGTTCGAGAATTAACACCAGCGCGAAGACGATGGAGAGAAGGATCGCGCGGCGGCAGTATTTCCAGCAACAACGGTCGTTTCTCCGAACAAATTCGATCTATTCTCTGGAAGCTGGCCTATAAACAATTGGCACCTGGTGATTGGAAAAAATTAGCTCTTCACTGGGCCTTCACTCCCGAACAGATCAAAGCTATCGAGCATCAGTACACGG GTCCCTCAAGCTACAAGGAACACGGATTTCGGATGTTAATGATCTGGGCCTCCGGATTAAATCCCGATGTATCATTGGCGAAAGAACTTTGCGACGCTTTATCAGCGGTGGACAAGAAGACAATAGCTG ATTCTGTTCGCAAGCAAATAGAGCAGGGAAACAACAGCAAGGCGAAATCGAAAGGACAACGATGTCATAAATGTTCCATTGCATGA
- the LOC105282427 gene encoding ankyrin repeat and death domain-containing protein 1A isoform X3, with translation MVDKEELSITKAKAPSPLNLSEAIEDEVLNQKTARILKNDLLLHEAVIKNEADTVRKVLKETVDVDSRNNYGRAPIHWAASRGNTEIIEMLIQAKCDIEARDKYGMRPLHMAAQHGHQDAVKMLINAGANVSAVNKKQYTLLMCGARGSNVGVVEYLAEAVESLNGEATDCTGATALHHAAIAGHPAVITALANIPRIVLDATDKKGQTSMHYACAEEHLEAVEVLIGLGANVDAQDNDGNTPLHVATRTRHTGIAQLLLRAGANIELTDAEGFTPLHVAASQGCKGILDSMIQHGADLNKQCKRLQSPIHIAAEMGHTDICELLLAAGANIEQKEQSGRTPLYIAARGSFTAIVDMIIKTARLDYPTPEISNSDKEVRELTPARRRWREGSRGGSISSNNGRFSEQIRSILWKLAYKQLAPGDWKKLALHWAFTPEQIKAIEHQYTAPIVGPSSYKEHGFRMLMIWASGLNPDVSLAKELCDALSAVDKKTIADSVRKQIEQGNNSKAKSKGQRCHKCSIA, from the exons ATGGTGGACAAGGAAGAGTTGAGTATAACGAAGGCGAAGGCCCCATCACCGCTAAATCTCAGCGAAGCGATCGAGGACGAAGTACTGAACCAAAAGACTGCTAGAA tCCTTAAGAATGATCTTCTCCTACACGAAGCTGTGATAAAGAATGAAGCGGACACTGTACGTAAAGTGCTTAAGGAAACTGTCGACGTAGACTCCAGAAATAAT TATGGTCGTGCTCCGATTCATTGGGCAGCGTCTAGAGGCAATACCGAAATTATCGAAATGTTGATACAAGCCAAATGTGATATTGAGGCAAGAGATAAG TATGGAATGCGTCCCTTACATATGGCCGCTCAACACGGACACCAAGACGCGGTGAAGATGTTGATAAATGCTGGAGCAAACGTATCCGCGGTCAACAAG AAACAATACACCCTCTTAATGTGTGGTGCTCGCGGCAGCAACGTAGGCGTAGTAGAGTATCTCGCGGAAGCTGTGGAATCGTTAAATGGTGAGGCCACCGACTGCACTGGCGCGACTGCACTTCACCACGCAGCCATCGCCGGACATCCCGCGGTGATTACCGCACTCGCTAACATTCCGCGGATCGTACTTGATGCCACAGACAAG AAGGGACAAACATCGATGCACTATGCTTGCGCCGAGGAACACTTGGAAGCGGTTGAAGTCCTTATAGGATTAGGTGCGAACGTAGACGCCCAGGATAACGACGGAAATACCCCACTTCATGTAGCTACCAGAACGAGGCACACAGGAATAgcgcaattattattaagagcTGGAGCGAATATAGAGTTAACTGATGCG GAAGGTTTCACACCTCTTCACGTTGCCGCGAGCCAAGGATGCAAAGGAATACTCGACTCGATGATTCAGCACGGCGCCGATCTTAACAAGCAGTGCAAG AGACTTCAATCACCCATACATATTGCGGCCGAAATGGGTCACACAGATATTTGTGAATTGCTTCTTGCAGCAGGTGCGAATATCGAGCAAAAAGAACAG AGCGGCCGGACGCCACTTTACATTGCGGCGAGGGGCAGTTTCACGGCTATCGTGGACATGATCATCAAAACCGCGAGATTGGATTATCCAACCCCG GAGATCTCGAATTCTGACAAGGAAGTTCGAGAATTAACACCAGCGCGAAGACGATGGAGAGAAGGATCGCGCGGCGGCAGTATTTCCAGCAACAACGGTCGTTTCTCCGAACAAATTCGATCTATTCTCTGGAAGCTGGCCTATAAACAATTGGCACCTGGTGATTGGAAAAAATTAGCTCTTCACTGGGCCTTCACTCCCGAACAGATCAAAGCTATCGAGCATCAGTACACGG CACCAATTGTAGGTCCCTCAAGCTACAAGGAACACGGATTTCGGATGTTAATGATCTGGGCCTCCGGATTAAATCCCGATGTATCATTGGCGAAAGAACTTTGCGACGCTTTATCAGCGGTGGACAAGAAGACAATAGCTG ATTCTGTTCGCAAGCAAATAGAGCAGGGAAACAACAGCAAGGCGAAATCGAAAGGACAACGATGTCATAAATGTTCCATTGCATGA
- the LOC105282426 gene encoding nose resistant to fluoxetine protein 6-like yields MVKQMVAYVSTLVLLLITDSYSFVQFEHTYSALKQCTSNIENYFDKWADPKDTSEINYYNEHHSIHQEVFYPINLPLLPILFARSEYLPNGQCKEDSRLFFNELLNETLWAVQMFDSSSKYPDGILYGNTRHLGNFDGCYNLQVDVRENSGNDKITGRYCLVDLQYQRKNASVSRNIVRKPFISDFDPKGTFWDAIEEQGNLYRIRRYFLQLALCVPSACSAEDVETVLKSSIEKINKNNNIEIQITVNKNFCQAAVDAPNSVAGAIIYCILTMSLLILIIVATWFDNELKSNESSISGFRKTILCFSARRNWKNIFQHNYFDPGMDSIHLLRFIFTVLVIFVHFTLEYIAIPTNNFSDIEKAISTPMGIFVANSFLIADIFFAISAVLVTYQLLKNLDRKKKLNFFNNVLSRYFRLTPSYMAVIFFHSWILPLLGSGPFWKHEIEQESIRCATNWWTNLLYINNYVKSTEICMFQSYYLSVNFQFFILNQFIIYAFWRMSRKIGYFFLGTLTIVSCLIPVIAAYFYGAVPVLMILQAHKLEDVPYYLQYYIKTHMRAPGNLIGVIAGAILYDHGRIKWRLSKFWSHILVVPLPLIVLGAFYLWSRKIFIPYGNWSIFENAFYAFWFKLIPALCVCTTIVVLSTGSQLELYYNFFTPRWAQPLAVLTYGVYLIADTFHAFHIGQTRSTKMYSSFNIIWESIPNMITSFLIALFIAICIEMPCRQLAKQFYSSKK; encoded by the exons ATGGTGAAACAAATGGTAGCTTACGTTAGCACATTAGTATTGCTGCTAATAACGGATTCGTACAGTTTTGTACAGTTTGAGCATACCTATTCTGCGCTGAAACAATGTACatcaaatatagaaaattattttgacaaGTGGGCAGATCCAAAAGACACctcagaaattaattattataacgaaCATCATTCTATACATCAGGAAGTATTTTATCCTATCAATTTACCATTATTACCCATACTTTTTGCTCGGTCAGAATATCTGCCAAATGGACAATGCAAGGAAGATTCACGACTGTTCTTCAACGAGTTACTAAATGAAACTTTGTGGGCCGTGCAAA TGTTCGattcttcatcaaaatatcCAGATGGGATATTGTACGGTAATACGAGGCATTTAGGTAATTTTGATGGATGTTACAATTTGCAAGTTGATGTTAGAGAAAATAGCGGCAACGATAAAATTACTGGTAGATATTGTTTAGTCGATCTTCAGTATCAAAGGAAAAATGCATCAGTGTCTCGTAACATTGTTCGTAAGCCATTTATATCAGATTTCGATCCAAAAGGAACTTTCTGGGATGCGATAGAG GAACAAGGAAACCTTTATCGCATTCGTCGCTATTTTCTGCAATTAGCTCTCTGCGTACCATCAGCTTGTAGTGCAGAAGACGTGGAAACAGTGCTAAAGAGCTCTATAGAAAAGATCAATAAGAACAATAACATCGAGATACAGATAACagttaacaaaaatttttgcCAAGCGGCTGTAGACGCACCTAATTCTGTTGCTGGAGCAATAATTTATTG CATTTTAACGATGAGCTtgctaattttaataatcgttGCAACTTGGTTTGACAATGAATTGAAAAGTAATGAATCAAGTATATCAGGATTTCGAAAGACTATACTTTGCTTCTCAGCTCGgagaaattggaaaaatatttttcaacataaTTACTTTGATCCAGGGATGGATAGCATACATCTATTGCGATTTATCTTTACAGTTCTtgtaatatttgtacattttacactagaatacatTGCTATTCCGACGAATAATTTCTCCGATATTGAAAAA gcTATAAGCACGCCAATGGGTATTTTTGTTGCAAATTCATTTTTGATAGCAGATATATTCTTTGCCATATCTGCTGTTTTAGTCACATATCAGTTACTAAAGAACCTAGATCGAAAGAAAAAACTCAATTTTTTCAACAATGTATTATCTAGATATTTCAG ATTAACGCCGTCTTACATGGCAGTaatcttttttcattcttgGATCTTGCCACTTCTTGGTTCAGGACCTTTTTGGAAGCATGAAATCGAACAAGAAAGCATACGATGTGCTACTAATTGGTGGACGAATCTGTTATACatcaataattatgtaaagtCGACAGAAATT TGTATGTTTCaatcatattatttatctgtcaattttcaatttttcattcttaaccaatttataatttatgcattCTGGCGCATGTCGCGTAAAATCGGATATTTCTTCCTCGGAACGCTAACGATTGTTAGTTGCTTGATACCAGTTATTGCAGCATATTTTTATGGTGCAGTACCTGTCTTGATGATACTACA GGCGCATAAGCTAGAAGATGTAccttattatttacaatattacataaaaacacatATGCGTGCACCTGGAAATCTCATTGGTGTAATCGCTGGTGCAATACTTTATGATCATGGAAGAATAAAATGGCGACTGTCAAAA TTCTGGTCACACATACTGGTGGTACCATTGCCATTGATTGTACTCGGTGCTTTTTACCTGTGGTCacgcaaaatttttataccaTATGGTAATtggtcaatttttgaaaatgcattttatgcattttgGTTTAAATTGATACCTGCGTTGTGTGTCTGCACTACGATAGTTGTACTATCTACTGGTAGCCAATTAG aattgtattataatttttttactccTCGCTGGGCTCAACCATTGGCAGTATTGACTTACGGAGTCTATCTCATCGCTGATACATTCCACGCTTTTCACATTGGACAAACCAGAAGCACCAAAATGTATTCCTCTTTTAATATA ATATGGGAAAGTATACCGAATATGATTACATCCTTTTTGATCGCTTTGTTCATTGCGATATGCATCGAGATGCCATGTAGACAACTGGCAAAACAGTTCTACTCTTCGAAGAAGTAA
- the LOC105282427 gene encoding ankyrin repeat and death domain-containing protein 1A isoform X1: protein MVDKEELSITKAKAPSPLNLSEAIEDEVLNQKTARILKNDLLLHEAVIKNEADTVRKVLKETVDVDSRNNYGRAPIHWAASRGNTEIIEMLIQAKCDIEARDKYGMRPLHMAAQHGHQDAVKMLINAGANVSAVNKKQYTLLMCGARGSNVGVVEYLAEAVESLNGEATDCTGATALHHAAIAGHPAVITALANIPRIVLDATDKKGQTSMHYACAEEHLEAVEVLIGLGANVDAQDNDGNTPLHVATRTRHTGIAQLLLRAGANIELTDAEGFTPLHVAASQGCKGILDSMIQHGADLNKQCKNGNTSLHLACQNNEVETVEILINKGVDLNCLNLRLQSPIHIAAEMGHTDICELLLAAGANIEQKEQSGRTPLYIAARGSFTAIVDMIIKTARLDYPTPEISNSDKEVRELTPARRRWREGSRGGSISSNNGRFSEQIRSILWKLAYKQLAPGDWKKLALHWAFTPEQIKAIEHQYTAPIVGPSSYKEHGFRMLMIWASGLNPDVSLAKELCDALSAVDKKTIADSVRKQIEQGNNSKAKSKGQRCHKCSIA from the exons ATGGTGGACAAGGAAGAGTTGAGTATAACGAAGGCGAAGGCCCCATCACCGCTAAATCTCAGCGAAGCGATCGAGGACGAAGTACTGAACCAAAAGACTGCTAGAA tCCTTAAGAATGATCTTCTCCTACACGAAGCTGTGATAAAGAATGAAGCGGACACTGTACGTAAAGTGCTTAAGGAAACTGTCGACGTAGACTCCAGAAATAAT TATGGTCGTGCTCCGATTCATTGGGCAGCGTCTAGAGGCAATACCGAAATTATCGAAATGTTGATACAAGCCAAATGTGATATTGAGGCAAGAGATAAG TATGGAATGCGTCCCTTACATATGGCCGCTCAACACGGACACCAAGACGCGGTGAAGATGTTGATAAATGCTGGAGCAAACGTATCCGCGGTCAACAAG AAACAATACACCCTCTTAATGTGTGGTGCTCGCGGCAGCAACGTAGGCGTAGTAGAGTATCTCGCGGAAGCTGTGGAATCGTTAAATGGTGAGGCCACCGACTGCACTGGCGCGACTGCACTTCACCACGCAGCCATCGCCGGACATCCCGCGGTGATTACCGCACTCGCTAACATTCCGCGGATCGTACTTGATGCCACAGACAAG AAGGGACAAACATCGATGCACTATGCTTGCGCCGAGGAACACTTGGAAGCGGTTGAAGTCCTTATAGGATTAGGTGCGAACGTAGACGCCCAGGATAACGACGGAAATACCCCACTTCATGTAGCTACCAGAACGAGGCACACAGGAATAgcgcaattattattaagagcTGGAGCGAATATAGAGTTAACTGATGCG GAAGGTTTCACACCTCTTCACGTTGCCGCGAGCCAAGGATGCAAAGGAATACTCGACTCGATGATTCAGCACGGCGCCGATCTTAACAAGCAGTGCAAG AACGGTAACACATCATTGCATTTGGCTTGCCAAAACAACGAAGTAGAAACGGTAGAAATATTGATTAACAAAGGCGTTGATCTCAATTGCTTAAATCTG AGACTTCAATCACCCATACATATTGCGGCCGAAATGGGTCACACAGATATTTGTGAATTGCTTCTTGCAGCAGGTGCGAATATCGAGCAAAAAGAACAG AGCGGCCGGACGCCACTTTACATTGCGGCGAGGGGCAGTTTCACGGCTATCGTGGACATGATCATCAAAACCGCGAGATTGGATTATCCAACCCCG GAGATCTCGAATTCTGACAAGGAAGTTCGAGAATTAACACCAGCGCGAAGACGATGGAGAGAAGGATCGCGCGGCGGCAGTATTTCCAGCAACAACGGTCGTTTCTCCGAACAAATTCGATCTATTCTCTGGAAGCTGGCCTATAAACAATTGGCACCTGGTGATTGGAAAAAATTAGCTCTTCACTGGGCCTTCACTCCCGAACAGATCAAAGCTATCGAGCATCAGTACACGG CACCAATTGTAGGTCCCTCAAGCTACAAGGAACACGGATTTCGGATGTTAATGATCTGGGCCTCCGGATTAAATCCCGATGTATCATTGGCGAAAGAACTTTGCGACGCTTTATCAGCGGTGGACAAGAAGACAATAGCTG ATTCTGTTCGCAAGCAAATAGAGCAGGGAAACAACAGCAAGGCGAAATCGAAAGGACAACGATGTCATAAATGTTCCATTGCATGA